A region of the Pirellulales bacterium genome:
ACCGAACGCATTGCCGAGGCCGCGCGGCGGCACGGCGTTGTCGTTGTGGGTTCGTTCTTCGAGCGCCGCGCGCCCGGACTGTATCACAATACGGCACTGATCTTCGACGCCGACGGCAGCGTGGCGGGCAAGTACCGCAAGATGCACATCCCGGACGATCCGCTGTACTACGAGAAGTTCTACTTCACACCGGGCGATCTGGGCTTTGCCAGCTTTCCCACACGCTACGGGCGCATCGGGACGTGCGTTTGCTGGGACCAGTGGTACCCCGAAGCGGCACGGCTGACCGCGCTAACCGGGGCGCAAATCCTGTTTTATCCCACGGCCATCGGTTGGCATCCGGCCGAAAAAGATGAGTACGGCGCGAGCCAGCATTCGGCGTGGGAAACGATGATGCGCAGCCACGCGATCGCCAATGGTGTCTTCGTGGCCGCGGCGAACCGCACCGGACTGGAAGGCAATCTGCAATTCTGGGGCGCGTCATTCATGGCCGATCCGAACGGCAATATCCTGGCCCGGGCCAGCCACGACTCGGAAGAGACGCTGATCGTCGAATGCAACCTCGACAAGATCGACGTCGTGCGGACGCACTGGCCCTTCTTGCGTGATCGCCGTGTGGACGCATACGGCGACATATCACGGCGCTATCTCGATTAGCGATTGCCGATATGCTGCCGAGCTAATGCAGTTCTTGCCACCGAGGGCACAGAGAACACCGAGGTGAATCGGTTTTTCGCGCGTCGACACCTTTATTGGCGGCGTCATCGCCGGTGAATCGCGAAGAGTCCACGCGGGTCGATCAGCCGTTAGTAAAGAAATCTGACATCTCTGTGGTCTCTGAGACCTCTGTGGCTAATTGCCGTCTCTGTGGCCGATTCCGTCTACGGTACTTCGTAGAGCGACTGGCTTTTGACGATCGCGTAATCGTCAGGAAAGGTGTGGAAGGCCTGGACCAGCAGGCTGCGATTGCGCGTCTCGACGTTGATGTAACTGAGCGCGCCCAGGGCCATGCGACCGCTGGAATTGAAATGGTGCAGCATGCCTTGCCGCTCGCCCGAGAATGCTAGCTCTTGCTGGAAAGTCCAGAAGACCTCGGGCTCGACCGGTTCCAACTGGAAGTTGACCTGGTAGGCGGCACCGCCCCGGCATTCCATCCGATCGCTGCGTTCCCCCTTCAGCCGGTATGACAGCAGGCGCCGCTTTTGCGGCAGCGGATGATGGGCCGACGTGCAAACCTCGGTCAGCACCAGACCGTCGTACCGCCAGGTAACGATGTGGCCAGCGCTGGTGATGCTGATCGTGGCCTCGTAACCGCCACGTTTGACGGTGTGGCTGCTATAGACTTCGAACAACTCGGGGTGCAGCGACCTTCCATAGAGTTGGAATACCAACTCGGCGACTTTTGGTCGAACGGAAAGCACGTCATCAATTCCTTGGGCTTCTGCACATCTGTCGTCTGCGATTCTAGCCGCGGCGATTCAATCCACAACATAGTCGCCGCGCACGATCACACGACCTCGAACGAGTCGCATTATAAGCCGACCTTCCGCGTGCGACAAACGGAGTTTACCGACAAATCATGACGCCAGCGTTTTCGCTCTTGACAGACGCGCCTCGCCACATCCCAACGGTGCCATCACGACGCGCGTCACCATGAGCGCACATCACATTTATTGACGCTTGACAAGTTGCGCGCAAGTCTGAATCTGTGTTCGTCGATGCGCCACGCGGATGATCTTCTTCCGACTGAAGAGTCTGGATGACGAGTAAGAACTCATCCGCAGATCTCAAGATGACGCAGATTGCAAAAGCAAGCCGTAGGCGCGTCCGCGATTCTTGAACAAGGTTATCTGTCACACCCTGCGCGGCCATCCTTTTTCGGTCCTCAAATCTGCGTCCCTCTGCGCAATCTGCGGAGGATCCGTTCTCCTGCCATCCGAGTTCCCATCGTTCGAATGCATTGACCCCGGGCTGCAAGAAAAGTGCAGCAGATCACGGTTGCTGATTCCACTTTTTTCGCGCCTTGCTCGATTTTCTGCGCTCTTAGTGGAAGCGATCCCCGCGAGGTCGATTTTTCCGAGAGCACCAGCGGTATAATGTGCCATGAACAATTCGGATCGACCGTCAAGAAACAACAGCCGACTTCCTTCCAAAGCGTTACAAGTCAGATTGATCATGTCGGACGAAAAACGCACCAAGATGGTCGGTCGTGGCGCGACGACCAGCCCGGCCAATCGTTTCGAGGCGGTGCATCTGGAATCGCAGTTCGACGATCTCGAAGCCGATGACGAATCGCTCGACGGCCGGCGTGCCGTGCCAACGCAGTTTTTGCCCGACAGTTCGCAATCGATTTTTGCCACCAACGACAGTCCCGACATTAGCTTTCGTTACAGTATCAACGCCTATCGCGGTTGCGAGCATGGGTGTGCCTACTGCTATGCGCGGCCGTCGCACGAATACCTGGGCATGAACGCCGGGCTCGATTTCGAGACCAAAGTCATGGTCAAGCACGACGCGCCGGCGCTACTGCGGGCAGCGCTCGCAAAGTCGAGCTGGCAAGGCGAAATGATCACGATGTCCGGCGTCACCGATTGTTATCAACCGATCGAGCGCAAGTTGCGTTTGACGCGCGGCCTGCTGGAGGTCATGAGCGAAGCGCAACAATGTTGCGGTATCATCACGAAAAATGCGCTCGTCGGACGCGATCTCGACATTCTCACCGAGCTGGGGCGGCAAAACCTGGTTCATGTCCACATCAGCATTACCACGCTCGACAACGAGCTCTGCGGTTCGCTGGAACCGCGCACGTCGCGCCCTGCCGCGCGATTGGCCGTCGTACGACGCCTGGCCGAGGCCGGTGTGCCGGTGGGAGTCATGGTCGCACCGATCATTCCTGGATTGAACGATCACGAAATGCCAGCGATCCTGGCCGCGGCCGCCCGGGCCGGCGCGCAGCACGCGAGCTATGTTTTGTTGCGACTGCCGCTGGCCGTGGAACCAGTCTTCCGGGATTGGCTGGCCACGCACCGCCCTGATGCCGTGTCACGGATCGAAACGCGCATCCGCTCGACGCGCGGCGGGGCGATGTACCGGTCTGGTTTTGCCGAGCGGCAGCGCGGCCGCGGTAAATACGCCGAACAAATCAAGCAGACGTTTCAAGTCTTTCGCGCGAAGCACGGTCTCGATCGGCCGCTCGCGCCGCTCGACACGTCGTTGTTTCGACCGCCGCGGCCGTCGTCCGGTCAAATGAGTCTGTTCTAGACGTGAATTGGTCTCAGCAGTTTTCGACTACCTTTCCGGGCAAAGCAATGGCTCAGCGAACTCTCTTCACGATCGGGCATTCAACGCACCCGTGGGAAGAGTTTGTCGCAATTCTGCAGGCCTGGAAAATCGAAACATTGGTCGACGTGCGCACCGTTCCGCAGTCGCGCGCCTTTCCGTGGTTTGCCAAGGCACGCATGACTCGGGCCCTTCCGAAAGCTGGCATCGAATACGTTCACCTGCCGGCGCTCGGTGGGCTACGACGGGCGAAGAAGGATTCCGTCAACGCTGGGTGGCAAAATTCCAGCTTCCGGGGATACGCCGACTATATGCAGAGCGATGATTTCGAGCAGGGCCTGGCTGAGTTGAACGCGCTGCGACGCAAATCTCGCACTTGCATCATGTGCTCCGAAGCAGTCTGGTGGCGCTGCCATCGCCGGATGATTGCCGATGCCGAGGTCACGCGTGTCATCCCTGTGAAGCACTTGATGAGCGCGACCAAGGCGACGCCGCATGAGCTCACGGAGTTTGCCGTGGTCAAGAAACGGCGCGGCAGTCCGGCCCTGGTCACGTATCCGCAGCCGGCCGCCTGACGAAGGCTTGTAGCCCAGGTCGCGCGGACACGCCAGCGGTATATAATGCCCTGGCTCTCGGTGGGCGCCCAATTGTTGACCTTCTCGCGCGACGACAATCCGTATGAAGCCTAATCGCGGACCTTCTCTGTTCGAAGCGGGCGAAGCACAGAATCGCCGGCGGGCGCAGCCCCTGGCCGCGCGCATGCGCCCCCGCACGCTGGCTGAATTCGTGGGCCAGCGCCAGTTCTTGGGAGAAGGAAAATTGCTGAACCGGTTACTGAAGGCCGATCGCCTGGGCTCGGTCATCTTTTACGGCCCTCCCGGCACGGGCAAGACGACGCTCGCGCGTCTGCTCGCCGCGGAAAGCAAAAGCGCTTTCGTTCAACTCAATGCGGTCACGAGCGGCGTGAAGGAACTGCGAGAAACACTGGATGGCGCCCGCGATCGACTATCGGGCGGCGGCAACAAAACGCTGCTCTTTGTCGACGAGATCCATCGCTTCAATCGCGCGCAGCAAGACGTGCTGCTGCCGGATGTCGAAGAAGGCATCGTGATCCTGGTGGGTGCGACGACGCAAAATCCATTTTTCGCTATCAATAGCGCGCTCGTGAGCCGCAGCCGTGTTTTTCAGTTCGAGGCGTTGTCGGTGGACGATATCAAGCAGGTCCTGCGCAGTGCATTAGCGGACAAGGAGCGCGGCCTGGGCTCTGAAGACGTGCGGCTCGAGGATGATGCTCTCGAGTTCCTGGCCGAAATAAGCGACGGCGACGCGCGCCGGGCCCTGTCGGCGCTTGAGGTCGGCGTGCTTTCGAGCAATTCGCGACCGCTGATATTTACGAGATCACTTGCCGAAGAATCCGTGCAGCGCAAAGCCGTGGCGTACGACCGGACGGGGGACGCTCATTACGACGCAGCGAGCGCGCTGATCAAGAGCATCCGCGGCAGCGACCCTGACGCAGCACTGTATTGGCTGGCACAAATGCTCGAGGCAGGCGAGGACGTGCGCTTTCTGGCCAGGCGGATCGTGATCGCGGCCAGTGAAGACATCGGCAATGCCGACCCGCACGCGCTGCCGCTGGCCGTGGCCGCGATGCAAGCGACCGAATTCGTGGGCCTACCGGAATGCCAGTTGCCGCTGGCGCAGGCGGTCACATATCTGGCCTGCGCGCCGAAGTCGAACGCTGCCACGGTAGGAATCTCGGAAGCGCGCGCCGACGTTAAAACGGGTCGCCTGCTGCCGGTGCCGGTCCATCTGAAAGACAGCCATTATTCCGGAGCGAAGCGGTTGGGGCACGGCGAAAGCTACGAGTACGCGCACAACGCGCCGGATGCCGTGGCGGCACAAGACTACCTGGGAGTCGAGCGCGAATACTACCGACCAGTGCCACGCGGTTTCGAATCCGAATTGGCCGAACGGCTGAAAAAAATTCGGATCCGCCTGCGCGAGGGAAAGGCGCAGCAAGCTGCTAGCAAACCCGCGCCGCATGAGCGCGAATGATCGCGCTGGAACGAAGCGCCAAACTGGGCAATTTCAATGTTTGCCCAAATCACGTTCTTCGCCGCATCGTTGGACGAAATGATGCCACCGGTCGCCTCGGCGAACTCGTACCCAGTGCTCCCGCTCTTCATACCGATATAAAGAACAACGGGGTTGACCCCTCGCGGCTGACATAGCGTCAGAAGACGACTTGTCCTATGATCTTGCCGCAATTTGCCATGCGGTACAGCGGGTTACGGCGATCGCAGAAAGCGGTCATTCGATCGCAAAATTCTGCCGCATTCAAACCATCGCGGCTGACCGCGCCGCCACGGTCCACAACGGGATCTCCAGGAGAACGACGGTGCAGGCCTTTAAAACACTCCTCATTGTCGCCGTACTTTCGGCGGTTGCCTATGGCGTGTATGTCGCGCTGACGGGTGCGCGTGACGTGGAACCACCGCCCGGTGTCGTTGCGGAAGATTGGCAAGGTGGACCGCAGATCGAACTGCCGCCGAGCGACGGCGCAGCGTCGGGTCCGCCGGCCATCCTGGGCGCCGCACCCCCAGCGCAAGCTGCACCGCAAGTCGTGCAGCCGCAAACGGCCACCGCCGTGGAAGCCCCGCCGTTCAGTGCTCCTCCTTCGACACAAGATTCCGGCGCCGCTCCGCCGTTTGTCTCGCCGAACGTCGGTCCGGGTAATCCCGAGATGCCGCCGGTCGGATCCGAAGTGACGGCCGAAATGTCGCAACCGCCGATTC
Encoded here:
- a CDS encoding replication-associated recombination protein A; this encodes MKPNRGPSLFEAGEAQNRRRAQPLAARMRPRTLAEFVGQRQFLGEGKLLNRLLKADRLGSVIFYGPPGTGKTTLARLLAAESKSAFVQLNAVTSGVKELRETLDGARDRLSGGGNKTLLFVDEIHRFNRAQQDVLLPDVEEGIVILVGATTQNPFFAINSALVSRSRVFQFEALSVDDIKQVLRSALADKERGLGSEDVRLEDDALEFLAEISDGDARRALSALEVGVLSSNSRPLIFTRSLAEESVQRKAVAYDRTGDAHYDAASALIKSIRGSDPDAALYWLAQMLEAGEDVRFLARRIVIAASEDIGNADPHALPLAVAAMQATEFVGLPECQLPLAQAVTYLACAPKSNAATVGISEARADVKTGRLLPVPVHLKDSHYSGAKRLGHGESYEYAHNAPDAVAAQDYLGVEREYYRPVPRGFESELAERLKKIRIRLREGKAQQAASKPAPHERE
- a CDS encoding DUF488 domain-containing protein produces the protein MAQRTLFTIGHSTHPWEEFVAILQAWKIETLVDVRTVPQSRAFPWFAKARMTRALPKAGIEYVHLPALGGLRRAKKDSVNAGWQNSSFRGYADYMQSDDFEQGLAELNALRRKSRTCIMCSEAVWWRCHRRMIADAEVTRVIPVKHLMSATKATPHELTEFAVVKKRRGSPALVTYPQPAA
- a CDS encoding carbon-nitrogen hydrolase, which translates into the protein MNHSSQPTSGSSRSPSKVSIALVQMSCVASQEANVAKAVSRIAEAASAGAQIVCLQELFAGLYPCQSEDHTRFSDAEPIPGPTTERIAEAARRHGVVVVGSFFERRAPGLYHNTALIFDADGSVAGKYRKMHIPDDPLYYEKFYFTPGDLGFASFPTRYGRIGTCVCWDQWYPEAARLTALTGAQILFYPTAIGWHPAEKDEYGASQHSAWETMMRSHAIANGVFVAAANRTGLEGNLQFWGASFMADPNGNILARASHDSEETLIVECNLDKIDVVRTHWPFLRDRRVDAYGDISRRYLD
- a CDS encoding PA0069 family radical SAM protein, translating into MSDEKRTKMVGRGATTSPANRFEAVHLESQFDDLEADDESLDGRRAVPTQFLPDSSQSIFATNDSPDISFRYSINAYRGCEHGCAYCYARPSHEYLGMNAGLDFETKVMVKHDAPALLRAALAKSSWQGEMITMSGVTDCYQPIERKLRLTRGLLEVMSEAQQCCGIITKNALVGRDLDILTELGRQNLVHVHISITTLDNELCGSLEPRTSRPAARLAVVRRLAEAGVPVGVMVAPIIPGLNDHEMPAILAAAARAGAQHASYVLLRLPLAVEPVFRDWLATHRPDAVSRIETRIRSTRGGAMYRSGFAERQRGRGKYAEQIKQTFQVFRAKHGLDRPLAPLDTSLFRPPRPSSGQMSLF
- a CDS encoding DUF2617 family protein is translated as MLSVRPKVAELVFQLYGRSLHPELFEVYSSHTVKRGGYEATISITSAGHIVTWRYDGLVLTEVCTSAHHPLPQKRRLLSYRLKGERSDRMECRGGAAYQVNFQLEPVEPEVFWTFQQELAFSGERQGMLHHFNSSGRMALGALSYINVETRNRSLLVQAFHTFPDDYAIVKSQSLYEVP